In the Chryseobacterium sp. MYb264 genome, one interval contains:
- a CDS encoding cbb3-type cytochrome c oxidase N-terminal domain-containing protein has protein sequence MKTRTPISVYIAVTIGLTILAFEMFAQDTAYFSSPFFWGLILITIILLFIMNSIGDLVENESFKKLSDEEKAKFLEEKNTPYYLKLWNSAFKKQSATEEKDILIDHGFDGITELDNSLPKWWIGLFYFGCIFCVVYLTAFAFTDYAHPEAELTVETKKMLASIEDYEKTAPQINLESAKYSADNIAEGQELFKTNCVTCHGDGGKGGIGPNLTDTHWINIKEKSLFKNVFWMLENGSPNNPTMRPFIKEGTITGRDAEKIAAYVYHINQETAPITQTQGGAAPQGEKVTWENGNN, from the coding sequence ATGAAAACGAGAACCCCAATATCAGTCTACATCGCTGTAACGATAGGTTTAACCATTCTTGCCTTCGAAATGTTTGCACAGGATACCGCCTATTTTTCATCGCCCTTTTTCTGGGGACTGATTCTGATAACGATTATTCTTTTATTCATCATGAACTCCATCGGAGATCTGGTTGAAAATGAAAGTTTCAAAAAATTATCAGACGAAGAAAAAGCGAAATTTTTAGAAGAAAAAAATACGCCTTATTATCTGAAGCTTTGGAATTCTGCTTTCAAAAAACAGTCGGCGACAGAAGAAAAAGACATTCTGATCGATCATGGATTTGATGGAATTACAGAGCTTGACAATTCGCTTCCGAAATGGTGGATTGGTTTATTTTATTTCGGATGTATTTTCTGCGTGGTCTATCTTACGGCATTTGCCTTCACAGATTATGCCCATCCCGAAGCAGAATTAACGGTAGAAACAAAGAAAATGCTCGCTTCAATTGAAGATTATGAAAAAACAGCTCCACAAATCAATCTGGAATCTGCAAAATACAGTGCCGATAATATTGCGGAAGGTCAGGAACTGTTTAAAACCAATTGCGTAACCTGCCACGGAGACGGCGGCAAAGGAGGAATTGGACCAAACCTTACAGATACACATTGGATTAACATCAAAGAAAAAAGCCTTTTCAAAAATGTATTCTGGATGCTGGAAAACGGTTCGCCAAACAATCCAACTATGCGACCTTTCATTAAAGAAGGAACCATTACAGGAAGAGATGCCGAAAAAATTGCCGCTTATGTTTACCATATCAACCAGGAAACTGCTCCCATTACCCAAACTCAGGGTGGCGCGGCTCCACAGGGCGAAAAAGTAACGTGGGAAAACGGAAATAATTAA